From Triticum aestivum cultivar Chinese Spring chromosome 7B, IWGSC CS RefSeq v2.1, whole genome shotgun sequence:
ACCTTGAAGATCACCAGTGAGTTGGCATCGACATCCATAGCATTAACGAGCAGACAACATTGCTACAAGAGAGCGGTCATTTTGAACAAGCAATCATAGGGGTCGAATAGGGAAAATAAGTCCAACGGTAAACTTGTTACGAGTCGTACATAAATGCCGACAAAACACaggaaaagaaaaccaaaaaaacacGAACAAATTGCCTCGATTGATTAGCGAAAAGCGGAAACATATCAGGAAAACTGCTTGGATTCCAGTTAGTATTCAACAACgatcaaatgcaactccaagtgaGTTTATCTACAACACATCTAAATAGGATGTGCACTTTGTTTTCATTCTCTCCAGAAAGAGAACATGTCACCATGGCATTGCCATTGTATTTTAAATTTTTATCACTAGCTGGGAGACGATGCATGATTGCCTGCCAAAGGAATATTTTGATCTTAAGCGGGATATCTGCATCCCAAACGCCATTGAATCGATTGGAGGGTCGCCCTTACGCAATGCTTGGAGTAAAGGGACTTAACATAGCACTTGCCAGGGGATGAGTGAGGACAAATGAGCTGATTAGAAGCCTCTGAGAGGTTTGGGAACAGGGCAGTGAGCTCTTCCCAGTTCGCCACCTCTACAGGAGATAAGGATCGGCGGAAACCAAAATCACAATTATTAGCAGCTACCTTTGAAATGGAGATCTTTGGGTTAGAACAATAGGAAAACATAACCTacgtgatattaatatattccccttGCCGAAAAGGAAAACATAATCGGGAAGGATATCCTAAAAGGGGGGTCACCCTCCTGCCTCCGGTCTAACCAAAAGCCAACCATGGTCACTGAACCAGCCTCGGTTTTGACCAGGGAACGAAATTCATCACGAACTTTCACCAAAGATTTCCAGAATTTGTATTCTGGACCCTCCCGTAGGATTGGCATTCAAGGGATCCAAGTCAAGAAAACACTTGGCCATTTGGAGATTAAACCATTACGAGTTTAAGCCATAACACCTAAGGCAAATCATGGTGAATGCGCCACCACCACTTCATGATTATGCATTTGTTCATTTATGAGGTTTTAATGATGCCCACCCCCCATAGGTTTTGGGTCTGCCAATGATTTTTTATTTAACCAATCGGTATTTCTTCTTGTTGCGTATCGTGTTATAGTAAAAAGTATTGTGATCTTTGTTGGAACTACCATGATTAGTCACAAAAGGCGATAATATCCCATAGTATAAACATCGATAGAAAAATAAGAAATGATAAGGATAACTCCCCCNNNNNNNNNNNNNNNNNNNNNNNNNNNNNNNNNNNNNNNNNNNNNNNNNNNNNNNNNNNNNNNNNNNNNNNNNNNNNNNNNNNNNNNNNNNNNNNNNNNNNNNNNNNNNNNNNNNNNNNNNNNNNNNNNNNNNNNNNNNNNNNNNNNNNNNNNNNNNNNNNNNNNNNNNNNNNNNNNNNNNNNNNNNNNNNNNNNNNNNNNNNNNNNNNNNNNNNNNNNNNNNNNNNNNNNNNNNNNNNNNNNNNNNNNNNNNNNNNNNNNNNNNNNNNNNNNNNNNNNNNNNNNNNNNNNNNNNNNNNNNNNNNNNNNNNNNNNNNNNNNNNNNNNNNNNNNNNNNNNNNNNNNNNNNNNNNNNNNNNNNNNNNNNNNNNNNNNNNNNNNNNNNNNNNNNNNNNNNNNNNNNNNNNNNNNNNNNNNNNNNNNNNNNNNNNNNNNNNNNNNNNNNNNNNNNNNNNNNNNNNNNNNNNNNNNNNNNNNNNNNGACTTGAAGCTCAATAACGCTTGGTCAGAAATGAACCAATCTTGCAATAAAGAAGATTAGCGATTCTGGTATGCTCGGCAGGGTGGCAGAGAGCAAAGGTGCGCCAGTTCATCAACTAGCTAGACCAAGGGATTAGTCAACTGCCATAAAGCAACCCGCATTTCTATTGATCTGCCGTACATCAATAGAAATATACATATTATGTACCTCTACAAAAATGCAACTCTATATATTTACACAGGAGGTTATGGATAACGCATCAGAGCCAAGAAGATGAGATGGCAAGATCGAGGTTCAGGTTAAGGTTCAGATCAGCGGAAGCCTCAGGACGGCGGTGACCACTGGCTCCTTGACCCCTTGCCGGCACGACGATCTCCTCAGCGGTCGTGCTTGAGATGTCAGTGTCACTACTCACAGCCTCCTCCTCCCACCGGCCGATCGATAGCGTCAGGTCACACCCCGCCGCTGCCCGCTGCTTcttctgacatgtcttgctattaGCGTGACGGGACCAGCCAGTCGCCTACAACAACGTACATGGTTAATTAGCCATGTCAAGAAGATTAACATATGACAATCACTATCAATTTCTTTCTTCATTGCTATATTCGATGTCTTGACTAGCACTTGACATTGCTAGTAGCGCATTCTAGCTAGAAGCTTCATCTTTGTTTGAAAACATACATAGCACATGCATGTATGGTGGATGGTAAGTAAGAAAGACAATTAATTTCAGTAATATTTGCTCCCTCTAGATTTGTTGATATGTTAACTTTTAATGGTTGGTTTATGTATAAGTATAAGTTATTCGTGTTTGTCTCTAGGTTTTTTATTGATAAATATGATATCTTAATACAGAAAAGATATCAATTACACCTGATCTCTGCATCAACACGACGTGACGAGCTAGTCAAGACATCAGCACGGAAGAATATAGGCATCTGAACGGTAATTAATCCCCCCCCCCCTATTTTCATGGGGGTGGGCTCTGCCTCCCTCCTAATCTCCTATCAAAAACTACCACCTAATTACAATCCTTGAATCCGTAACAGCCAGTCCATGCGAGTAGCACATTACTCGATGTACACAATCAAATTAACTAACGAAAACACTTGATAACTAGTAGTTACGCCTACCTTCTCTGGTGAATTTAGCATGCCGGAGGAGTCCCACTGCAGCCGCCCTCTACTCTGCTCCCAGCTCCTGAAAACCTCCTCAATGGACGGTCTGCACAATGAGATAGCTAGCATGTTTAACAAACTCAATCATACAAACGTATAAAGATTAATTAAGAGCAGAATTGATGATCCAATTATTGGTAGTACTCACATTTGGCACGGCGGCGATATCGAGTGGTGGCCGCGATGAAACACAGCGTAAGAGGGAACGTCGATCCTGTCTGAAGCTGACGTTGCCGTGATGTTCCCATCGACGCAGTGATCTTGACGACGATTCACTGATGCATGGGGTGgattgctgctgccgctgccgctagAGCTTGATCTGTACATCTGGAGATGGCTTTTGATGTGAGATATACTGACTCCCTTTGTGCCCATCAGCTGAAGAATTCGCTTTGGTGTTGCCTCTGCGCACACAAGATATGTGAAGAGAATTGATGTCAGCACCAGTACATCGACCGGCCTTGAAGAAATGAACTAAACATTGGTACTCttggttatttatttatttttgctgtATAGCTCCTTTTTATTTTTCCTGGACATTATTCTTTGTACTTCTTTAAAAAAATCAATAAAAATACGCAGCAGAATCCTGTTGTTTCCCTCAAAAAAGTTGTGACGACAGCACAGATGAATGGCAGAAAAGATTAATCAAaatcatttttttttgcggggtgatCAAAATCATGATGAGTGCTGTTTATTTTTTGCAAAAACGGCAGGTCCGCTGTCACTTATTGCCAAAGTGAGCCAATATTAAAGGAGAGattagagagagacagagagatcaagCACGCGGTTGTGAGTGAGCATCAATTTGATGGAACGGCAGGAAGACAATATTATCATTTTTCATCATGAATGCATATCACGTGGGGCTTTCTTTGATCATAATACCTCTGAGATGCACCGTAAAAAAAACGTATGAGAAGCAAGAAGCAAGAACTAACCGTCCTGGCCGCCGAGGCAGTCCACGGCCTCGATGAACTGCCGGTGAAGCTCCTCCGTCCAACGCATCCGCGGCTCGTCCGACCGGTTGTACTGCCGGACGCCTCTCCTCTCAAATCCTCTCATGCTTTTATCGTCCTCTCCCTGCAGCTAAGCTATCCGGCCTTCAACTCGATCCGATCGGTCCCAAACCCAAGCTTTTAGTAAACACAGCTGATGATGATTCCCCAGAATAAGGTTTCAATATAtatatggagagagagagagagagaNNNNNNNNNNNNNNNNNNNNNNNNNNNNNNNNNNNNNNNNNNNNNNNNNNNNNNNNNNNNNNNNNNNNNNNNNNNNNNNNNNNNNNNNNNNNNNNNNNNNNNNNNNNNNNNNNNNNNNNNNNNNNNNNNNNNNNNNNNNNNNNNNNNNNNNNNNNNNNNNNNNNNNNNNNNNNNNNNNNNNNNNNNNNNNNNNNNNNNNNNNNNNNNNNNNNNNNNNNNNNNNNNNNNNNNNNNNNNNNNNNNNNNNNNNNNNNNNNNNNNNNNNNNNNNNNNNNNNNNNNNNNNNNNNNNNNNNNNNNNNNNNNNNNNNNNNNNNNNNNNNNNNNNNNNNNNNNNNNNNNNNNNNNNNNNNNNNNNNNNNNNNNNNNNNNNNNNNNNNNNNNNNNNNNNNNNNNNNNNNNNNNNNNNNNNNNNNNNNNNNNNNNNNNNNNNNNNNNNNNNNNNNNNNNNNNNNNNNNNNNNNNNNNNNNNNNNNNNNNNNNNNNNNNNNNNNNNNNNNNNNNNNNNNNNNNNNNNNNNNNNNNNNNNNNNNNNNNNNNNNNNNNNNNNNNNNNNNNNNNNNNNNNNNNNNNNNNNNNNNNNNNNNNNNNNNNNNNNNNNNNNNNNNNNNNNNNNNNNNNNNNNNNNNNNNNNNNNNNNNNNNNNNNNNNNNNNNNNNNNNNNNNNNNNNNNNNNNNNNNNNNNNNNNNNNNNNNNNNNNNNNNNNNNNNNNNNNNNNNNNNNNNNNNNNNNNNNNNNNNNNNNNNNNNNNNNNNNNNNNNNNNNNNNNNNNNNNNNNNNNNNNNNNNNNNNNNNNNNNNNNNNNNNNNNNNNNNNNNNNNNNNNNNNNNNNNNNNNNNNNNNNNNNNNNNNNNNNNNNNNNNNNNNNNNNNNNNNNNNNNNNNNNNNNNNNNNNNNNNNNNNNNNNNNNNNNNNNNNNNNNNNNNNNNNNNNNNNNNNNNNNNNNNNNNNNNNNNNNNNNNNNNNNNNNNNNNNNNNNNNNNNNNNNNNNNNNNNNNNNNNNNNNNNNNNNNNNNNNNNNNNNNNNNNNNNNNNNNNNNNNNNNNNNNNNNNNNNNNNNNNNNNNNNNNNNNNNNNNNNNNNNNNNNNNNNNNNNNNNNNNNNNNNNNNNNNNNNNNNNNcatgtgtgcagttcattgtttaatttatattgtttgtagctagttagtttaacaaatgcatgatggttaattatatattttatattataataatgcagatgaatcggcaatggatgtacggtaaccgactctccggcgagttcactacgggtttgaaagatttcctcgtagtggctaatgcgaacaagcaggggggttttgttatctgtccatgtgttatctgtaagaatcagaagggttactcttcctcaagagatgttcacatgcatctgcttcggcacggtttcatgccaagctataattgttggaccaagcatggagaaagaggggttataatggaagaagatgaagaaggggatgatttcatcgatgaaagctatcttgctcatttcggtgatactttcatggaggatgctgaaggtgaaggggaaggtgaagaagaggcacgtgatgatcacgttgatgatcttggtcggaccattgctgatgcacggagatgctgcgaaactgaaaaggagagggagaatttggatcgcatgttagaggatcacagaaaggcgctgtaccccggatgcgatgatggtctgaaaaagctgggctgcacactggatttgctgaaatggaaggcagaggcaggtgtagctgactcggcatttgaaaacttgctgaaaatgttgaagaatatgtttccaaaggataacgagttgcccgccagtacgtacgaagcaaagaaggttgtctgccctctaggtttagaggttctgaagatacatgcatgcatcaacgactgcatcctctaccgcggtgaatacgagaatttgaatgaatgcccggtatgcactgcattgcgttataagatcagaggcgatgaccctggtgacgatgttgagggccagaaacccaggaagagggttcccgccaaggtgatgtggtatgctcctataataccacggttgaaacgtctgttcaggaataaagagcatgccaagttgttgcgatggcacaaagaggaccgtaagtcggacggggagttgagacacaccgcagatggaacgcaatggagaaagatcgacagatggttcaaagattttgcagctgacgcaaggaacataagatttgctctaagtacggatggcatgaatccttttggcgagcagagctccagccatagcacctggcccgtgactcaatgcatctacaaccttcctccttggttgtgcatgaagcggaagttcattatgatgccagtgctcatcgaaggtccgaagcaacccggcaacgacatcgatgtgtacctaaggccattagttgatgaacttttacagctgtggggtggtgtccgtgtgtgggatgagcacaaacaagaggaatttgacctacgagcgttgcttttcgtaaccatcaacgattggcctgctcttagtaaccttttgggactgtcaaataagggatacaatgcatgcacgcactgcttacatgagactgaaagtgtacatttgccaaattgtaagaagaacgtgtaccttgggcatcgtcgatttcttccaaaaattcatccagtaagaaagaaaggcaagcattacaacggcaaggcagatcaccggccgaagcctgcggaacgcactggtgctgaggtatttgatatggtcaaggatttgaaagtcatctttggaaagggtcctggcggacaatcagttccgaagggagctgacgggcacgcagccatgtggaagaagaaatctatattctgggagctagaatattggaaagtcctagatgtccgctctgcaatcgacgtgatgcacgttacgaagaatatttgcgtgaacctcctaagcttcttgggcgtgtatgggaagacaaatgatacaaaggaagcacggcaggaccagcaacgtttgaaagaccctgatgaccggcatccggaatggtttcaaggtcgtgccagctacgctctgaccaaagaagagaaggtcatcttttttgaatgcctgagcagtatgaaggtcccgtctggattctcgtccaatataaagggaataataaacatggcggagaaaaagttccaaaacctgaagttggccaagacaccatcttcgactataacgactttccaagggtacgagataaatgggaatacattttacacgatcgtccaagataaaaagagcaccaaccaaaacagtggtgtccgctttgatgcagcaaccgagaatgggcaaaaggtcacatattatggttacatagaggagatatgggaacttgactatggaccctcctttaaggtccctttgttccggtgcaaatggttcaagctaacaggaggtggggtaaaggtggacgagcaatacggaatgacaatggtggatttcaacaatcttggttaccttgacgaaccattcgtccttgccaaagatgtcgctcaggttttttatttgaaggacatgagtagcaaaccgaggaaacggaaagataagaaaacgatcagtacatcatgcgatgatccaaagcgccacattgttctttcagggaaaagaaacatcgtgggagtgaagggcaagacagacatgtcagaagattataatatgtttggtgaaattccgcccttcaaagtgaacattgacccaagcattaagttaaatgatgaggatgctccatggatacggcacaatcgtaagcaagcagggacacaagggaagaattgatgtgtaataatttattgtaccaaactttgtatttg
This genomic window contains:
- the LOC123162140 gene encoding myb family transcription factor MPH1; amino-acid sequence: MRGFERRGVRQYNRSDEPRMRWTEELHRQFIEAVDCLGGQDEATPKRILQLMGTKGVSISHIKSHLQMYRSSSSGSGSSNPPHASVNRRQDHCVDGNITATSASDRIDVPSYAVFHRGHHSISPPCQIPSIEEVFRSWEQSRGRLQWDSSGMLNSPEKATGWSRHANSKTCQKKQRAAAGCDLTLSIGRWEEEAVSSDTDISSTTAEEIVVPARGQGASGHRRPEASADLNLNLNLDLAISSSWL